From Neobacillus sp. PS2-9, the proteins below share one genomic window:
- a CDS encoding FMN-dependent NADH-azoreductase: MAQVLYITAHPHDESQSYSMAVGKAFIDSYKEKNPNDEVVHVDLYSENIPHIDADVFSGWGKLRSGQAFDELSSEEKAKVSRLNELSDQFIAADKYVFVTPLWNFSFPPVMKAYLDSVAVAGKTFKYTEQGPVGLLPGKKALHIQARGGIYSEGPAAQMEMGHRYISVMMSFFGINELEGLFVEGHNAMPDKAQEIKENAIARAKDLGHTF; encoded by the coding sequence ATGGCACAAGTATTATACATTACTGCACATCCACATGATGAATCACAATCATATAGTATGGCAGTTGGTAAAGCATTTATAGATAGCTATAAAGAAAAAAATCCAAATGATGAAGTAGTTCACGTAGATTTATACAGTGAAAATATTCCTCATATCGATGCAGATGTTTTCAGTGGATGGGGAAAGCTCCGTTCTGGACAAGCATTTGACGAACTATCATCTGAAGAGAAAGCAAAAGTCAGCCGTCTAAATGAATTAAGTGACCAATTTATCGCTGCTGATAAATATGTATTTGTCACACCATTATGGAACTTCTCCTTCCCACCTGTAATGAAAGCATATTTAGATTCTGTTGCTGTAGCAGGTAAAACGTTTAAATATACAGAACAAGGGCCGGTAGGACTGTTACCAGGCAAAAAAGCTTTACACATCCAAGCGCGCGGTGGGATCTATTCTGAAGGACCAGCGGCACAGATGGAAATGGGTCACCGTTATATAAGTGTCATGATGAGCTTCTTTGGTATCAATGAGCTTGAAGGTCTTTTCGTCGAAGGTCATAATGCGATGCCGGATAAAGCACAAGAAATTAAAGAAAATGCTATTGCGCGTGCAAAGGATCTTGGGCATACATTCTAA